Part of the Musa acuminata AAA Group cultivar baxijiao chromosome BXJ3-10, Cavendish_Baxijiao_AAA, whole genome shotgun sequence genome, TAGTCCTCACACACCGTGCATGATACCATGTCACACACATGTTGCATAATATCCAGTATTCACTAAAAGCAAACCTGTTTCCACATGCACCACAGATGATACTGCTAGTGTCGTCTCCCATTGTGTATAGTTCAACATCATCCTCAtcgttctcttccttttctatcaAAGACAAGGGCAACCCCAGATTTTGTCGTCCTGAACCCTGAGAAACGTAAAGCAGGAAAGAGTAAAATTGCAAGATATACGAGGAAGAAGGATACATGGGATGTTCTAGCTAATGGTAATTGTACTCACACTTTTGGAGTTCGATTCACCCTCATTGCTCTTGCTAAGGGTTATGGGCATCTTCATAGTTCCAAATATAACCTCATATATAGTAGGATTACTATTTATCATATTGAAAAGCCGTGACCTGCATCAGTTGCACCACAAACTCATAATGCATGAATTAACACACATTCAATGGTATGCACTACAAAGCAGTACAGATAGTTTATGATTTATGAGGTATATGATGTCTTGTCACTAAAGTCACTAGATttacatatgatttttattgactcAAGCCTATCAtaaaatttctaaaaatttaCTATGATGAGTTTTAAAAACAAAAGATATattcattaattatattaatgttattaAATATACGTATGATGATGTAACAACTAATAGAACTATAGAGAATATGTTTAGTGAATTTtctattagcataggattacatcAAGAATGCACATTAAATCCCTACTATTTCACACTGATAATAAATAAACTTATTAATCACTTATATGATAGACCTCCCTGGTGTATATTatttttgatgatattatcttactTAATGAGAGTctaaatgaaattaattataaacttgagttatAATAACAATCCTTAGAAACTAAAGTTTTTAGATTAAGTATAACTAAAActagatatataaaatataattttaatgattctagaaatagataagagaatatagttaaattggatggacAAAAAATCATTTTAAGTAAAAACCCATGATGATTAAAATAACGAGGGGCATTAAGAGTATTAGGTGATCATcgaatacctttgagattaaaaggaTAATTTTATAAGAGAATTATGAGACCAATAATGCTTTATCAATATGAGCGTTGGACAGTTAAGAAAtaaaatatacaaaaagtttatattatcaagatgagaatgttgaaacgAATATGTagagttactaagaaagataaaaaaaatacttttattcgtgaataactaagtaccattttgatagaagataagatgaaAGAAAATCATTTAAGAAGATATAAACATGTGCTTAGAAGATCTTTGAATGCGATAATCAAGAAAGGTGAAATGATCAATGTTAGTGGTACGatgagaggtagaggaagacatAAAAAGgctttaatagaaattataaataaagatttaagcactttgaacttaattaaatataagactttttacatatctcaatgatGATAAAAAATCCATATAATCGATCCTAAATAGTTAAGCCTTATAATTTTGTTAATGAAATCCATTAAGAATCATCACTAGTTAATGAATTACCACTCcactccacacacacacacacacacacacatatatatatatatatatatatatatatatatatatatatatatatatatatatatatatatatatatatatatacaaatatatatatatacacatatttatacaaatacatatttatatatacatacatatttatatatacatacatatatatatatacatacatatatatatatatatatacacgtgtgtgtgtgtttgtagtCAGAATATCAACAATAAGTTAAGCATTAGATATTAATACAAAGAATTTCAGATATAATAAATTATCTGTAAATAAATAGACAtttgataataaataataaaagcatGGCTGAAGTCGACACACTTAACAACATGTCAAAACATGACTTTCATCTTAGTCAGGTCCAAGGTTCCCAGCACAACAAAATATTCATTCGATAGAGTTGAAAATCGAAATGTCAAAATGCAACTCTATATGGTTGGTTTCATCTCATAGAAGTCgacaattatttaataattagcaaaatagtaaaatatttgtttaccATTATTTGGAAAAGGAACAAACTTCACAAATAACACCAACAATGCTTAAAATGACATGAAGATATGACAATAGAAAATACCAATAGAACTCATATATCATGACATAAATGGGGGCAATATGTAGACTTAAATTCTAATACATTTAACCAAAAGCTGAATTGTTGAAGTTGTGTGTCCAAAGTGCACCACAAAGGACATTAATTATTTGGGAAATGTCTCTAGACAAAAGCAAACCAGACTTCATTTTACATTAAGCACAGGACATAAACTTCTtagtataaaataaaaataaaaataattctttatataaaataaaaataaaaattattcatgGTAATATTTGTTAACACAGACAGCCACATAGTAATCATAAACGCTATGGATCGACACAAAGCACAAGCCAATCCATAGCCATAGCAACCACGGACACCAGCCACATCAAACCCACATGAGATATTAAACACCAAAAAATCATATGCATCCCTGAGTTTAAGGGTGAGAAAAGCATCTAAATGATGATCATAATAGATAAAATGATGTgttagaacagaataaaaagaatcTGCCAGTGTTTCTCCAATCCAGGAAAACATCTTAGTGATCAATTGATGCACAAATCTTCAGGCTAGGACAACAAGGTGGTGACtcataaatcaaatcaaatttacCTTACCTGGTCTTATCATCAAAGCCAGCACGTGCAGCAATATAGAAGGCATAAGAGTAAATCCATATATCGCTATGGATTGCAATATGAGCAATCCAGTCCTTTAATTTCATCTCATCTTTGGCGAAGTTAACCCCTAAGGATGGTTCAGGAAATTCGTGGGGAACAACAGGAGCTTCCTTTACTTCCCAAGTCTCATTAGGATACCCATAAAGACACATGTAGGGTTTTTCTGCAAAATAATCATAATACCAGGAATCATATTCAGTACTGTTCATGATAAATAATAGACGATTTATTTGGAGGTCATAGGACTTCACTTAGTTTTTGATACTGGCAAACAAGAACTACCAGCTGACCCTTATAAACATGGTAATCATATAAATTACAGTAAAATAACTCTCAGAGACCTCCGGAAAATTCAATGTTGCACCAGATTCCAATACAATTTAAaactgcaaaatttagaaacacaaATCCAATTAAAACTGCAAAAGTTAGAAACACAAATCCACTAGAAAGAAGTTAGAACATccttaaatcaaatcaaaatgcCAAGCATTTTCTTCTTAATATTAAACAAGTTCAGGTGTTCAGATGCCTCCACGAAGCGCCTACACTGTTGACTTAAAAAGTTACCCATTCCAACTTAACAGTATCGAGTTTGTGACTAACGAACGTCAATCAACAGCCAAAACTCCAAGAACTAATAGAAGATAAGTAGAGGGATATGCACAAGGAGGAAACGTTCTAAGCAAAGAGAAGCAGACATAGAGATGGAGGGCTGACTCACCTGGATCGCACTGCTCATAGAACTTAATAAAATCTGCAACACCACCATCGAGAACAAAACACACGTTAACATAAAAGCAGCAAGAACTGGGAAAGGGATCAAGAACAACAAGGGCTGCTAAAACTTCCAAGAAAGCAGAGAGGAAAGAAAGACCAGTGGTGAGAGCCTTGATCAAGCCGGCTCTTCTGCCCAGGAAGTCCCGGAAAAGCATATCGATTGTCCAAGAAGTGATAGGTCTCCCATTCAGGTCCATCGGCGCGCGCTGCTTTAGACGGTGGGAAGACGATTCGGGGTCCCCAATGGCAGATTCTAGTGGGGAATTCAACTAGAAATGAGGAAGGAGGGTAACTTTCGGCGAGGAAGATTAGGGGTTAAGGATAGGGTTCGacgagagaggaggagaagaagagggagaaaatggCGGAGGAATGATCTGAAATGGGTTTTGGTTCCCCGCTCCGGAGTTTGATGAGTTCAGGGTGGGGTTACGTCACCGTGGCGCAACCGTGACATCTACATTTGGACAAATGACGGTTGTGTCCTGGTGAAACTATGACTTCACCAGGTTGATGGGTCGGGCCGCCCAGAAAAGTTTCTCGGGTGGCGGCGGCCATAACCATGGGGCCCCGAGGTCTCGAGTTTGAAGATACGGTTACTATATAATTAAAGATATGACAATCAATTATTTGGGGATCGCTGCAACCTTAATTTACCTCAATTTTTGTatgataaattttgattaaaaaatattatttttaatctgaatttatatatataagattgtctaagatatttttaaagtgaaaacGTCATGTCACTTGTACGAAGATCGAGATTGATTTCTCAATTTAATCCATTCGATTCAAAATTAGTAAATGGAGGTCTCCAAATATGGGTTCTTGTTGTTTCAAAAAAGAGAATCCGCTCTCTGTTCAAAATATATTTCTATATAAGGATGAGAATGAAGTTTGTCATTGATTCTCTCGTTACCATGAAAATGAAGTTGGTAATTATCTTCCTTATCATAGTAAATGATAAGGAAGCTTGTGTTTGCTTCCTTTGAATCTTCGTCCTTATAGACATATGAGTAGAGGATGACTTAGAACTCATGTGGCGATCAAGTGTTAGCTAATGGTAGATTTCTTATCAATTATCCCCTCTGAAGGCATGCTTTGGGTCTTTTATGAGAAgggtgatggggatataaacaggaataacctttgtatatgaacaaatactagaagaccataatacacaacgaaattaaatggaaccacaatcaaatagaacaccaagatatacgtggaaaacccctttaatgtgaagggtaaaaaccacgggacaaactagagataatccactatgagaataatgaatatacaaatttcaATCTCTTGccttaaaccctagcaacaattacaagagaataactgggatacaaggatcacgtcactgcctacaatatctaaaacctccccaagtaatcacagcaagagtctactgtagatttgatctaacctgagatgagaacactgctagatgattgagaatagcctctctgcgttgtccttgtcttctttcctttctttctcttccttttctgccttgtttttctccttttctttggaatcccgtggttgTTCTCTTcttccacgttgctgccctatttatgcctttttctgcctccaaaacgcagccaccacaccctccctaatgttaattagggttaggttaagagggggtgagctgtgggctgcccaagcccactataagctgaatttgtgggctgccaacCCAACAAAGGGTTCGAAGCACGTTGTTTAGTTCATAGGAGCGTTTGAGATCTTATCTTGTAGGTTGGGTTTTTCCAACTCAGGTGTCTCGAGCACACCTTGGCATATGCCTCAGTCATGATGAATTTCATTATACGTGGGTTGGATTTTTCTGATTCACATATCTTGGGCACATTAGGTTTATGTGTTTGTTATAGCAGATTTCTCTTGGTGCATGTCGTATTTCTAGATATACATGTATTATTTCTTAATATACATGTCTTGAGCATATTTCGCCTTGTGTCTCTGCCATAGCGAATTTCTCTTGGCACAAGTCAGATTTGTCCTTATGCCTCCATTGTAATAAGATATATCTTGGCACGGGTCGGGCTTCTTGACTCACACGCCTCAAGCATATTTGACACCACACCTCCGCCATGATGGATATACCTTGGCGTGGGTCAGATTTCTTAACTCACGTGCCTCAGGCACATTTGGTCATATGCCTTTAGTGTGATGGATGTACCTTGGCATGAGTTAGGTTTCCCAACTCACATGTCTTGGGTACATCTAGCTCTATGCCTTTGTCATAGTGGATTTACCTAGGCGTGGGTGGGGTTTCCCGACTTATACACCTCGGGCATATCTGGCCTTATGCTTCCGCCATGACGAATTTTGGGTCTTTCTATCGTGGTGGATTTAAGTCCTCTCTCCATTGTAGTAGATTTTGAATCTTTTCACTGTGACAGGCTTTAAATTCTCTCTATCATGGCGGATTTGAATTACCCTCTCTATCGTGGTAGATTTTGAATCTTCCCATTGTTGCGGGCTTCAAATTCTTCTTCTGCCATAGTAGATTTCAAGTTCCCTCTTTGGATCTTCTCACCTTGGTGGGCTTTGAGTTCTTGCTCTATCATGGTAGGTCTTAGACCTTCTCGTCGCGGTAGGCCTTTTAGGAATTGGCCCCGAAGGGACACTTGTCTTGATCACAAGAGGAGAGAGATCGATCTCCTCCTTATAAATCTTCTTCCACCGTAGGTGAAATTCATTCCTCCATTTGAGACTCCAGAGTCCAAAGTCTTTAGAGCCTCAGGAGTTCTTAGCCTTGCCCCCAAGGTCTCCTTCAGAGAGTCCCCCCCCCCACCTCAGTTCTCTGCAAGGTGAGTCGGTCTTCAAGTCCTTCGTCTTGGCATTAGTTTGCTCTTCTGTCTTATGTCGAGATGTCTCTTCTCTCTTGTATAAGTACTTCTCGATTCTCTAGCTGTCAGTGGGTTAAGGTTTGTGCTTCATTTTTGAACCATcaaagggtaaaggaggtcaggtCCTCTTTATTAGAAATTCTCCCATGGACCCGATGATTCTTCAAGACTTGGAGTCCATGAGGAGTTCTCATAACTACGATTCAGTGATGAGCACATCTCTATTGGATTGCTTGTGAATTAGGTATTTTGTCTCGGTtgagttttgttgaatctcgaattttgatgataaaatcaaatgatttacgatctaatccatgtgttgagaaaagtgatgtaggactaattacgatcatgaaaagataaaaaaattaaagaatcaTATGTTGGGTCGAAGTCAAAGATCGGGCATTGGGCTGGAAGAATCGGATAATGCACCGAGAACGAATGAATCGAGCATTACACTGAAGGTTCGAATGAtgcaccgaaagctcgccgagagttcgtcggaagtttatcggaagttcggaggaacaattgacataccggataacTGAGATTGCTTGTATTGAATTGctttagccttaattatcgtaATTAAGTGTCAATTTGAATTAGTTTAGGGAGTaaccatactaactcaattaggggccaattgggcttagtTAGGGCTATTTTaggctaagtggaaggcccattcagtgacccttagctagcacaagcggtggcaccacttgaggctCGACCTCCTAAGCTGTCTAGGCAGTGGTATTATCTAAAttggcgatagtaccacctagacacagtctcctaaactatgttagacggtggtaccgccaaattgagtggtggtatcgcctagtgttagtgtcaaactgggtggtggtaccgctcagtgtcagactgataggcgatggtatcgctagttgtCAGTTCGACAAATGATGGTACAAcctaataatggcggtggtaccgccagtatcccgaaaaccaaggatgagatacttttttgctccatttttaaagtcatcggggcctataaataccctactcttccCTGCATAAAAGAGCACAAaaagtgaacaaaagtcttgagattttgagttctaaaagtcttgaaaaagtgctaagtatccTCCCCTTCCttaagttttgtgatcattctaagagaggtgtgagacttgtaaatgttatctcctaaacctgtgaataggagaaagagttgtaagagggtaattggtttttgtccattgaaagaagatcgttagtgaacgctgatggcctcgacggaagagaaatttggagtggacataggtcacgacgaccgaaccactataaactcagtttgcatttacattatgtgtTTCATTGCTATTACTCTTTAAGTTAATAACTTAGTTCACTTCAAGCACATTTCCTATATGATTTTTTCATCAAACGAAAGTTTTCTAAAATCGCTGATTTtattgaaagtactaattcatcccctctcttagtgccgaaacggtcctaacaattggtatcagagtctcatttctctttatttggtttaacacataagagagatgacttttatcGACAAtctagagggtcattctatcactcgtcctcctatgtttaatgagaCGAACTACATATATCGGAAAACTCATATGAGGATTATTTTGATTTCTAtagactttgatttatggaacattgtcgaatgtgattttcaaaaatcctctagGCCAATGAGTGAGTGGAATGATCTAGAGAAAAAAACCATTTTccttaaatgcgaaagctatgaatgctttattttgggctttagacaaaaataaatttaatcgtgtttctatatgtgaaactgcatatgatatttggcacatactcgaagttacacacgaaggcacatgtagagttaaagagtctaaaatcaatcttttattatatagttttgaattgtttcaaatgaaaccaagccaaaccatcagagacatgtatacccgttttatgaatattgtcaatggtttaaaagctcttggtaaaagtttttctaatattgaacttattaataaaattataagataTCTTTCAAAAATTAAGATCCAAGTAATTGCAAAACAAAAGGCAAAGGACTTGAATTGTTTTCCACTTAAGAAactcatagggtcattaatgacctttgaaatgacatgcaaggcatatgatgaacataatgaatatgagaacaatattccaaagaacaagaaggatatttcacttagaactaaagaagaacactcgagcgaaagctcaagtgatgatgaggacttgacatgcataataagaaaatttaaaaaattcataagaagaaacaaaataaatcttCTAAAAcaagatatcaaaaataaaagtgaactaaaaaaaaatacagtcatttgctacgaatgcaagaagctggggtaCTTTAAAAGTGAATATCTTTAACCGAAGaagagaagctacaaaagaataaGAAAGCATTTAATGCGATTTAGGATGAATCGAGTGCATCTGAAGATAAAGAGCAAatcaatcgaatctcatttatcatataatgatttacttaatgcttttaatgatttatatgatgaatgtaagctagttgaaAATATAAGTTGTTTAAAAATGATTATGCTTGTCTttttagtcaatttaaaaaattaaaaaatgaatatgataatagtatgttaactccttgcattaagcgtaaagagttagattcacttaagaaagaaaatgtagtattgcaacaaactttagaaaaaattaaaattaaaaataaatctttaaatatgatccttactAATAAAGGTCATGTATATAGAAAAGTTGGAATCGGTTTTGTGAGTTGTAATACTCAACAAAAGTTGACTTTATTTGTTAAAAGTctcacattacatgtttctcgtgaatatatatatatatatatatatatatatatatatatatatattataaatatggatattttacttataaatgtttatttaaaaaatattgctcacacaaattagtttgagtttctaaaagaaccataaataacaaaatatcaatagtcaagatagatagatctataTATAAGGGATCTAAagttaaataggtacctaaaagaaaactccctttcttgtagatatgtttacaatcaaaagctagaGCAAAAGATGATACcttaatagtagatgctcaagacacatgaccgaAGATCTAAtatacttctctaagctcactagtcaagacgaaggatatgtcacattcggagacaacaacaagagaaATTATtgacaaaggaatcataggtaacaagtcaaatatcttgattgaagatgtgttattagtagatggtttaagacATAATctattaagcattagtcaattatatgataaaggatatattatcaaatttgaatctaatgcttgcatagtAAAAATATCACACAAAATATat contains:
- the LOC103999969 gene encoding PHD finger protein ALFIN-LIKE 6-like, whose translation is MDLNGRPITSWTIDMLFRDFLGRRAGLIKALTTDFIKFYEQCDPEKPYMCLYGYPNETWEVKEAPVVPHEFPEPSLGVNFAKDEMKLKDWIAHIAIHSDIWIYSYAFYIAARAGFDDKTRSRLFNMINSNPTIYEVIFGTMKMPITLSKSNEGESNSKSGSGRQNLGLPLSLIEKEENDEDDVELYTMGDDTSSIICGACGNRFAFSEYWILCNMCVTWYHARCVRTTPEQYEQLEEYRCPRCCRQKRART